In the Parasteatoda tepidariorum isolate YZ-2023 chromosome 3, CAS_Ptep_4.0, whole genome shotgun sequence genome, one interval contains:
- the LOC139425297 gene encoding uncharacterized protein: protein MNDYTVSTTDSQKNNLDLKIAKFFYANNIAFNAATTIEFKEMVTAMRPGYSGPTRTDLGGKLLDEVHENIEDEIKKEMQSVATVTLLLDGWSNINRDAVLATCVHTGNSSFLLNAVDCESNKKTSEYCAELAEKDIEHCEKNLDVKVFAICTDNENKMVKLRQLIKEKHKGIVTYGCSAHYINLLADEITNKDVIKHVAEVQKFFRNTHQPHGLLKEKGGLMPQLPNATRWNSQIHCIDTYIKNYHKFVEISTEAVVEIPTNIIRILDNVAIYKEALHMQKQLSELSEVLNLMQAEKTNISTAVELWLDVFNSENLCAYKKQIDKRLNQALLPIHYLANIMDPKYAGKRLTSDMLQKAEEWLETEHPKWLIPLMSYKLKDPEIFPPSMFNADVIKKFSASQWWKLVEMRTNDRDMTDFCNFMVALSNCPASSASLERVFSTCGLVWSKLRNRLGVQKALKLVKIHRHLRLKNSNTDNLIYL from the coding sequence ATGAATGATTATACTGTAAGTACAACAGATagtcaaaagaataatttggatctgaaaattgcaaaattcttttatgCAAATAACATTGCTTTCAATGCTGCCACAActattgaatttaaagaaatggtGACAGCAATGAGACCAGGTTACTCTGGCCCTACTCGTACTGATTTAGGAGGAAAACTGTTGGATGAAGTGCATGAGAATATTGAAgatgaaattaagaaagaaatgcAAAGTGTTGCTACTGTTACTTTATTATTAGATGGATGGTCAAATATAAACAGGGATGCAGTACTTGCAACATGTGTCCATACAGGCAattcttcatttcttttaaatgcagTTGATTgtgaaagtaacaaaaaaacatCAGAATATTGTGCAGAATTAGCAGAAAAAGATATAGaacattgtgaaaaaaatttggatgtAAAGGTTTTTGCAATATGCACAGACAATGAAAATAAGATGGTAAAACTAAGGCAGCTTATAAAAGAGAAACACAAGGGTATTGTTACATATGGGTGCTCTGCACACTATATTAATCTCCTCGCTGATGAGATCACAAACAAGGATGTTATCAAACATGTGGCAGAGGTTCAAAAATTCTTTCGAAATACTCATCAGCCCCATGGTTTGTTAAAAGAGAAGGGTGGTCTAATGCCACAGTTGCCTAATGCTACGCGTTGGAATTCTCAAATTCATTGTATTGATACATATATTAAGAATTACCATAAGTTTGTAGAAATATCTACTGAAGCCGTAGTAGAAATTCCAACAAACATTATACGGATTTTGGACAATGTTGCAATATATAAAGAAGCATTGCACATGCAAAAACAATTATCAGAACTGAGCGAAGTATTAAATCTGATGCAGGCAGAAAAAACCAATATATCTACTGCTGTTGAGCTTTGGCTTGATGTATTTAATAGTGAAAATCTTTGCgcttataaaaaacaaattgataaaaGGCTGAACCAAGCTCTTCTCCCAATTCATTATTTAGCAAACATTATGGATCCTAAATATGCAGGAAAAAGATTAACCTCTGATATGTTACAGAAAGCTGAGGAGTGGTTAGAAACAGAACACCCAAAATGGTTGATTCCCCTCATGAGCTACAAATTAAAAGACCCGGAAATATTTCCTCCTAGCATGTTTAACGctgatgtaataaaaaaattcagtgcaTCACAGTGGTGGAAATTGGTGGAAATGCGTACTAATGATAGAGATATGACAGATTTTTGCAACTTTATGGTTGCTCTAAGCAATTGTCCAGCTAGCTCTGCATCATTGGAACGAGTATTTTCTACTTGTGGACTGGTTTGGTCAAAATTGAGAAATAGACTGGGTGTACAAAAGGcgttaaaattagttaaaatacatAGACATTTAAGATTGAAGAATTCTAACACTGATAAcctgatttatttataa
- the LOC107450757 gene encoding uncharacterized protein, translated as MARSARPDHGFTCFWRITDFDITSTSSDCLYKSEKFRIPMLSSSSWHLELEHTWRASLGLYLYKEDENNGNSNIDIQMSVLMSSGWRTRFSHFFKFKPGGTGHGTSVLVDWKKAFSRNNHVLDGCLTVSCHISNGATWDKYEQCFLVSNVTDDTLFHLPAILEFNDLEPKHLVNFPTPTVTLTEAFYTSLAEAVVQNLPQGRKKQHNDRSSGYSVKEVETKSTQTESMEDGHVLRDSDDLLKLFKDKRFQYVTLRTPSKDFAVHKTILCARSTVFNAMLEKNAVVDIDDVHSDTLSVLLQYLYQESIQINDLEWDVVLKLYYAAAKYQITQLKRDCCSYLKKNSTDENVCDPSIFEEESEIQETVQENIASEERELTSNGSWCF; from the coding sequence ATGGCTCGATCAGCTAGGCCCGATCATGGTTTTACTTGTTTTTGGAGAATAACAGATTTTGACATAACCAGTACAAGCTCAGATTGTTTGTATAAGAGTGAAAAATTCCGAATTCCAATGCTAAGTTCCTCGAGCTGGCATTTAGAATTGGAACATACATGGCGTGCATCCTTAGGTTTGTACCTTTATAAGGAGGATGAGAATAATGGAAATAGTAATATAGATATACAAATGTCAGTGTTGATGTCATCGGGATGGCGAACCAGATTTAGTCATTTCTTCAAGTTCAAACCAGGTGGTACAGGTCATGGTACTTCAGTATTAGTAGATTGGAAGAAAGCGTTTAGTAGAAATAATCATGTGCTGGATGGCTGTTTGACCGTTAGCTGCCATATATCAAATGGGGCTACATGGGATAAATATGAGCAATGCTTTTTAGTATCAAATGTAACTGACGATACATTATTTCATTTGCCGGCAATACTTGAATTCAATGACCTAGAACCAAAACATCTTGTAAACTTTCCTACACCTACAGTTACATTGACGGAAGCGTTTTATACGAGTTTGGCTGAAGCTGTAGTACAGAACTTGCCtcaaggaagaaaaaagcaaCACAATGATCGAAGTAGCGGGTATTCAGTGAAAGAAGTGGAAACTAAAAGTACTCAGACTGAAAGCATGGAAGATGGTCATGTTTTGAGAGATTCAGATGATTTGCTAAAACTATTCAAGGACAAAAGATTTCAATATGTGACACTGCGCACACCATCTAAGGATTTCGCTGTTCACAAAACCATTCTTTGCGCGAGATCTACAGTTTTCAACGCcatgttagaaaaaaatgccGTAGTTGATATTGACGACGTACACAGTGACACTTTGTCTGTACTATTGCAGTATTTGTACCAGGAATCGATACAAATCAATGATCTAGAATGGGACGTAGTACTGAAGCTCTATTATGCAGCTGCTAAGTATCAGATAACACAGTTGAAGAGAGATTGTTGTTcctatttgaagaaaaattcaacTGATGAGAATGTCTGCGATCCTTCCATTTTTGAGGAAGAGTCAGAAATTCAAGAAACAGTGCAAGAAAACATTGCCTCCGAGGAAAGAGAATTAACCTCCAATGGAagctggtgtttttaa